From one Labeo rohita strain BAU-BD-2019 chromosome 8, IGBB_LRoh.1.0, whole genome shotgun sequence genomic stretch:
- the npy8br gene encoding neuropeptide Y receptor Y8b, whose product MEPSHLNNSSSSWLLEDPVCPTSLSSTTFLIVAYSTMLAVGLVGNTCLVLVIARQKEMRNVTNIFIVNLSCSDILVCLVCLPVTIIYTLMDRWILGEALCKVTPFVQCMSVTVSIFSMVLIALERHQLIIHPTGWKPVVRHSYLAVAVIWIIACFISLPFLSFNILTNSPFHNLSLPFNPFSDHFICIEQWPSEGNRLTYTTTLLLCQYCLPLALILVCYFRIFLRLSRRKDIVERARGGRQKKAKGSKRVNAMLASIVAAFALCWLPLNVFNTIFDWNHEAIPVCQHDAIFSACHLTAMASTCVNPVIYGFLNNNFQKELKLLLSRCRCWGPPESYESFPLSTVSTGITKGSILSNGSTSTYQPHKKNSLEQKDTI is encoded by the coding sequence ATGGAGCCGTCTCATCTGAACAACAGCTCCAGCTCTTGGTTATTAGAGGATCCCGTCTGTCCGACCTCCCTCAGCAGCACCACTTTCCTCATTGTAGCATACAGCACCATGTTAGCCGTGGGCCTGGTGGGCAACACTTGCCTGGTTTTAGTCATCGCACGACAGAAAGAGATGCGAAACGTGACCAACATCTTCATCGTCAACCTCTCATGCTCTGATATCCTTGTTTGCTTAGTGTGTTTGCCAGTCACCATTATCTACACGCTTATGGATCGATGGATTTTGGGCGAGGCTTTGTGTAAGGTGACGCCATTCGTCCAGTGTATGTCCGTAACGGTTTCGATTTTCTCCATGGTTCTCATTGCCTTGGAAAGGCACCAGCTCATTATCCATCCCACTGGTTGGAAACCAGTCGTCAGACACTCCTACCTGGCCGTCGCGGTTATCTGGATCATAGCTTGTTTTATCTCCCTTCCGTTCCTTTCATTCAACATCCTCACAAACTCGCCCTTCCACAACCTCAGTCTCCCCTTCAACCCGTTCAGCGATCACTTCATCTGCATTGAACAATGGCCATCTGAGGGCAATCGGTTGACTTACACAACGACGCTGCTTCTGTGCCAATACTGCTTACCACTGGCGCTCATTCTCGTCTGTTATTTCCGCATATTCCTACGTCTGAGTCGGCGTAAAGACATTGTCGAAAGAGCTCGGGGTGGGCGGCAGAAGAAGGCCAAAGGCTCAAAGCGAGTCAATGCCATGCTAGCCTCAATTGTAGCAGCGTTCGCCCTCTGTTGGTTGCCACTAAATGTTTTCAACACGATTTTTGACTGGAACCATGAAGCAATTCCCGTTTGCCAGCACGACGCCATTTTCTCAGCATGTCACCTCACCGCCATGGCATCGACTTGTGTGAACCCAGTGATTTATGGATTTCTGAACAATAACTTCCAGAAGGAACTGAAATTGCTGCTTTCCAGATGCCGCTGCTGGGGGCCACCCGAGAGTTACGAGAGTTTCCCTTTGTCCACTGTTAGTACGGGCATTACCAAAGGGTCTATCCTGAGCAATGGCTCTACTAGCACTTATCAACCACACAAGAAAAACAGTCTGGAACAGAAAGACACTATTTAA